A stretch of DNA from Roseovarius faecimaris:
GGTTCATCACCACGGTGCCGTTTTCCTTGACATAGGTGTCATGCAGGTTCTGCTGGTTGGGCATCCACACTTCGGGGTGGGCATGCATCGAGCCTTTGTCCATCGCCTCGAAAACGATCGGGTTGGTGCCGTTCTGCAGTTCGACTTCAAGGCCGAGGTTCTCTTCGATCACCACTTCCAGAACATGGGCGGTGGCGTTCACCGAAGCCCAGTTCGGCACGCCGATCACGATGTCGGCCGCCAAAGCGGGGCTCGCGATGATCATGGTGGTGCCCATAAGGGCGGTCAGTTTTTTCATGTTGTCTCTCCTTGTTGGTCCGCCTCCTTGATCGGGGCGGCATTTGTGGTCTGCAGGTGCAGACAGACAGGCGGTGTGCCGTGTCATTCGTTTGAGTGATTCATCTCTCCCTGGCCGCGACGGCTTGGTTTCCGTTCTTCAGCTTTTTGGTCGGCGGGTTCGCCCGCTCGGAGAGGAGTGGATCATAGTGAGCGGCGTTCTGGCAAGGGCTTTGACGGGAATGAGGAGCAAAAACCGAATTTTTCCGATTGTTTACGGCGCTCTTTTCAGGAGATCGGAAACCCCTTTCAGGAAAGCCGAAACTCAGCCCTGCAATTCGGCCACCAGAGGGGCGAACCACTGCCAGTTGCGCGCGGCAGAATCATTTACGACGAGGTTGCGCTTGCGTTGGAAGCGGGGGGCCTGGGTCAGAATGTGCAGTTCTCCGGCGGCCAGATGCGGCTCGGCCAGGGCTGAGGGCAGGTAGGCCGAGCCGCCCTGTTCGAGCAGAAATTCCAGCCCCCAGCGGGCGCTGTCGAAATTGACGCGCGCGATGCCCGCATCATGATAGGCCTCGTCATGCTGGCGGCGATAATCCGGCCCGTAGTCGATGAAGATGTAGCTGCGGCTGTTGCGAATGGGCGTGTCGGGCCGGTCGGAATAGAGCACCAGCTCTTCCGCAGGCAGGGAATGGGCCGTTTGCTGACCACGCAGGGCCGTATCATAGGTGAGGATCACATCCACCAGCCCCTGATCGAGCCAGTCTTCCAGGTCGCGGATATGGCCGCGATGCACCGAGACAGCCATTTCGGGGCTGCCTGAGATCACCCGGTCAAAGAAGGCCTTGCCTGGGCCTGCCCAAAGCTCGGCATGGCAACCGAAGGTACAGACCGAACTGAGACCGGCGGGCAGGCCGGTCTCGAACCGGGCCTGTTGCCAAAGGCCGGTCATGGTGCGGGCATAGCGCAGAAGTTTGGTGCCGGCGGGTGTCAGCGAGGTGCCGGATTTCGACCGGTTGAGCAGCGGCTGACCCAGCTCCTCCTCCAGTGTCTTGAGCCGGGCGGTCACGGTCGATTGCGTCACGTTCATCTTGTGCGAGGCCCGCACCAGACTGCCGGTTTCGACGATGGCGAGGAAGGTCTCAAGCGAGGTGATGTTCATGTGGGCGTCTTCAATTCGGAATTTCCGCATTAAAAGAGCAAAATAATTCGATTTCAAGAAGTGAGATTCTGTGCAAGCTATGCACGGTCACGGGTAGGGACGCCTGAGACCAAGGGAGATGCGCGATGATCCAGGACTACAGCATGTTGATTGATGGCGCGTGGGTGGCGGCCTCGGACGGGGGCGTGTTTGATACGTTCAACCCCGCGACCGGCACCGTCTGGGCACGCGCGCCGGAGGCCACGGCAGAGGATATCGACCGGGCGGTGAAGGCCGCGTACCGCGCTTGCTATGACGGCCCCTGGGCCAGCTTCACCCCGACCGAGCGGGGGGCCTGCCTGCGGCGGCTGGCCGATCTGATGGCGGAAAAGTCCGAAGAGCTGGGCGCGATCGAGACGCGCGATAGCGGCAAGATGTTTGCCGAAACGCGCTGGCAGGCCAAGTATATCAGCCAGTTCCTGATGTTCTATGCCGGGGCGGCAGACAAGATTAACGGTGACACGTTACCCATTGATAAACCAGACATGTTTGTCTTTACGGATCGCGAGCCTCTGGGCGTGATCGCCGCCGTGGTGCCGTGGAACAGCCAGCTTTTTCTGACGGCGGTCAAAATCGGCCCGGCACTGGCGGCGGGCAACACGGTGGTGCTGAAGACCTCCGAGCATGCGCCGGCGGTGATTCTTGAATTCGGGCGCTTGATCGCCGAGGCGGGCATACCCGATGGCGTGGTGAACATCGTGACCGGTCATGGCGACCCCTGCGGCAAGGTGCTGACCTCGCACCCGCTGGTGGCGCGGATCAGTTTCACCGGCGGGCCGATGGCGGCAAAGCATGTGCTGATGAACTCCACTAACAATTTTGCCGAGGTGAGCCTGGAACTGGGCGGCAAATCCCCGTTTATCGTGTTTGACGACGCCGATATCGACAGCGCCGTGAATGGCTCGGTCGCCGGGATATTCGCCGCCTCGGGGCAGTCCTGTGTCGCGGGCAGCCGCCTGATTGTGCATGAGGATATTGCCGACGCCTTCCTCGCCCGCATGGTCGAGATCGCAAAGGGCATCCGCATCGGTGACCCGATGGCGGAGGACACGCAGATGGGACCGCTCTGCACGCGCGGGCAGATCGAGAATATCGAGGCCAAGGTCGCGCGCGCGGTGGAGCAGGGTGGCAAGCTGCTGACCGGTGGCAAACGGGCGTCGGCCGGAGAGATGTTTTTTGAGCCGACGATCATCGATTGCCCGGGGCCTGAGTTGGACATCGTCGACACAGAACTGTTTGGCCCGGTGCTGAGCGTGCTGCGCTTTCGCACCGAGGATGAGGCGCTGGCGCTGGCCAATGACACCGAACATGGCCTTGCGGCGGGCATTTTCACCCGCAACGCCGCGCGCGCGATGCGTATGTCAAAGCGCGTGCGCGCTGGTATCGTATGGATCAACACCTATCGGGTGATCAGCCCGGTGGCGGAATTCGGCGGCATGAAAAACTCGGGCTACGGCCGCGAGAGCGGATTTCAGGCCGTCTATGACTACACCAGACCCAAGACCGTCTGGATGAACATATCGGAAGACCCGGTGGGCAACCCTTTCGGTCCCCGCTGATCAAGGAGAAAAGACATGAAGTTTCATCTGGCAATCAACCTGGAGCGCATGACCCCCGATGTGGATATGCATGAGGTGCGCGACCACACGCTGGAAATGGTTAAAATGGCCGATGCGGCGGGGTTCGAGATCGCCTGGGCGGCCGAACACCACGCGATGGAGATGACCATCGCGCCCAACCCGTTCCAGATCCTGACCTGGTGGGGGGAGCACGCGAAAAACATCCGGCTGGGCGTGGGCGTGGTGAACGCGGCCTACTGGCACCCGATCAACCTGGCGGGCGAGGCCGCGTTTCTGGACCTGATCAGCGACGGGCGGCTGGAGTTCGGCATCGGTTCGGGCGCTTATCAGCGCGAGTTCGACCGCATGAAGCCCGGCCTCGATCAGCGCGATTCGTGGCGCTACATGCAGGAAATGCTGCCCGTGGTGCAGAAACTCTGGGAAGGCGATTACGAGCATAATGGCGAGTTCTGGCAGTTTCCGACGGCCACCTCCTGTCCCAAGCCGGTGCAGAAGGACGTGCCGGTCTGGGTGGCCGCGCGTGCGCCCATTACCTTTGACTATGCCGTTGAAAACAATTGCAATATCATGAGCTGGCCCCTGACCATGCCGATGAGCGAGGCCGAGACCTATCGCGAGCGGCTCGATGCCTCCATCGCCAAGAATGGCGGCAAATACGATGGCCGCTGGGCGATGATGCGCCATGCCTGCGTGTACGAGACCGAAGCGGACCGGCAGAACGCAATCGATTCGATCCGCGTGCAGCTCAGCCAGTTCGGCAACCTGCTGATGAAATCGGGCGAGGTGGTCAACGGCTTCCCCGAGCAGGTGCCCCTGGACAGTCTGGAAGGCAATGCACGGGTCGACCCGGAAATGCTGGAGCAGAACCTGATGTTCGGCTCGCCCGAGCAGGTGGTGGAAAAGCTGAAGCCCTATGAGGCGCTTGGTGTGGATGCGTTCATTTACTATGCCTCGATGGGGCTCGACATGGCGCAGCAGAAGCGGTCGTTGCAGCTTTTCATCGACAAGGTGCTGCCGGCGTTTGAACAGAAGGATGCCGCCTGATGGGAGTTGAGATCAGACGCACATTGATGCAGGTGCAGACCACCTATCGCGAAGGGTGGAAGGATGTGGCCGAGCCGACAAAACTTTTCGCCGCGATGGCAATCATCCGCAACCCGTGGTTCGGCCGCGGGCATGTGGAGGATCTTGGCCCGGAAATCCGCGAGCAAGGCCCGGTGATCGGCAAATTGCTGACCGGGATGATCCTGGAGGCCACAGGTGGCACGGTGGAGGGGTATGGTAAAGCCTCGGTCGTGGGGATGGGGGGCGAGCTGGAGCATGCCCAGGCGCTGACCCATACGCTGTGGTTCGGCAACCAGTATCGCGAGGCGGTGGATGCCAAGAGCTATCTGGTGTTCTCCAACACGCGCGGGGCGGCGGGGACGTCGCTGATGATCCCGTTGATGGACAAGGATGATGGCGGGCGGCGGTCGCATTATCAGACGATCCATGTGCAGATCCCCGATGCCCCGGCGGAGGACGAGATCATCATGGCGCTGGGGGCCTCGCTGGGCGGACATCCGAACCACCGGATTGGCGACCGCTACAAGGATCTCGAAGAGATGGGCCGCGACGTCGACAACCCGGCGGGGGTGTGATGCCGGTTGCAAAGGATGGAACCGCCTATGCGCTGAGCGGGCCGGAGGATGCGCCGGTTGCGGTGTTGATCCACGGGATCGGCCTGAACCGTGCAGCGGTCTGGGCCCCGGTGGAGCGGTGGCTGGCCGGGCGGTTCCGGGTGCTGAGCTATGACCTGCCGGGGCATGGCGACAGCGCGGTGCCGGAGGGAGAGGTTACATTAACAACGCTCTCCAGGCAGTTGATATCACTTCTGGATGAGCTTGGAATTGCCAAGGCGGCCCTGGTGGGGTTTTCCATCGGGGGCATGATCAACCGGCGGGTCGCGATGGACGCGCCCGACCGGGTCTCGGCGCTGGTGATCCTCAACTCACCGCATGAGCGCGGCGATGAGATGCAGTCGGCGGTCGAGGCCCAGGCGCGGGCCAGCGCGGACGGGGCCGCCGCCACAATGCAAACCACGTTAGAGCGATGGTTCACACCGGAATACAGGCGCGATAACAGGGCGTTGGTAGGTGAAGTTGAAGCGGTCGTGCGCTCGGCTCATGCCGAAAGTTTCGCCGCGCATCGGATCGTTCTGGCCGATGGTGTCAAAGAGCTGATCCGGCCCGAGCCACCAATTGCCATGCCGACGCTGGTGATGACCTGCGAAAACGACGAGCGCAGCACGCCAGAGATGAGTGCCGCGATTGCGAGCGAGATTGAAGGCGCGGAGCTGGAGATCGTGCCGGGGCTGAAACATCTGGGGCTGGTCGAGCGGCCCATGCTGTTTGGTCAAAAGATAGAGAGATTTCTGGAGAAGGTGCTGGCATGAGCAAACTCACGGGCGGACAGGCGGCGGTCGAGGCGCTGAAGGCGGAAGGGACGTCCCATGTGTTCGGCCTTATAGGCTCGGCCACGATGGAGATGTTCGATGCGCTCTATGATGCTGATACCATTCGGTTTATTGGCGTCCACGACGAGCGCACCGGCACCCATATGGCCGATGGGTTCGCCCGGATGAGCGGGCAGGCAGGCGTGATCCTGGCCGGGCAGAACGGACCGGGGGTGACCAATCTTGTCACTGGGCTGGCGCAGGCCAAGGCGGCCTATTCTCCTGTAGTCAGCATCGGCGGCGCGCTGGCCAGCGGGCATCGCTATCGCGATGCGTTTCAGGAGGTCGATCAGGATGCGCTGTTCAAACCGGTGACCAAGAAGACATGGACCGCCACGGGCACCGACCGTGTGCCGGAAATGCTGCGCGAGGCGTTCCGCGAGGCGATGGCGCCGCGCCGGGGGCCGGTGCAGCTGAACCTGCCGCGCGATGTGCTGGCCGGGCAGGCGGAGTTCGATGCGTTCCAGACCCCGGAGCAGTACCGGCCCTTCGTCGCCCCGGCCGGGGCGCCTCAGGCGATTGCGGATGCGGCGGCGCTGCTGACAGGGGCGGAGCGGCTGGTGATCATTGCCGGCGGCGGGATCAAGAACACGGGCGGGGCGGATCAGTGCATGGCCCTGGCCGAGGCGCTGAATTGCCCGGTCGTGTCCTCGCCCGGCCACGGCGATGCGGTGCCGTTCGGGCATCCGCTGAACGCGGGCCAGATGGGGCCGAGGGGCAATATCGTGGCCTCAAGGCTGGTGAAAGAGGCTGATGTGATCCTCGCGCTTGGCACGCGGGTTGGGTTTAATGCCACCTTCTATAGCTATGATAACATTAACAAAGACGCCAAGATCATTCATGTGGAAATGGAGCCCACGGCGATCGGTCGCTACTTTCCCGCCGAGATCGGGATCATGGGCGATGCGCCCACGGTGGCCGGGCAGCTACAGGCGGTGATCGCGGCGGGTCAGGATCGCGCCAAGGCCGAGGCCTGGACTGCCACCTTCAAGGCCGAGCGCGCGGCCTATCTGGCCAAGCGCGATGCCGAGGCCAGGGTTGACGCCCTGCCGATCCACCCGTCGGGCCTGTTCAAGACGCTGCGCGATGTGATGCCGCGCGACGCGGCGGTGACGATGGATGCGGGCACGCTTTGTTTGCAGGCCACGGATGCTCTGAATTACTGGCATCCGAAAAGCCTGTTCACGCCGCTGGATTTCGGGCTGGTGGGGTTCAGCTTTGCCGCGGGGCTTGGGATCAAGCTGGCCGCGCCGGAACGCCCTGTGATCAGCCTGATGGGCGATGGCGGGTTCGGCATGACCGTGTCGGAGCTGAGCACAGCGGTGGATTACGGGATCAACACGGTCACCCTGGTGATGAACAACCGCTGCTGGGGCGCCGAGAAGGCCTATCAGCGTGATTTCTTCGGCGAGCGCTACATTGGTGCCGATATTTCCAGCCCGCCCTTTGACAAGCTGGCCGAGCTTTACGGCGCGAAGGGGTACAAGGCCGAGACGCTGAGCGAGGTGGCCGGGGCGCTGGAGGCCGCGCTTACCTGCGGCAAGCCTGCGGTGATTGATGTATCCATGGACCCCGATGCGCTTTATTCTTTCCGGAGGGACAGCTTCAAGCACCGGGGAGGATAGAAACATGAAAGCGCAGAGGATCACACCGGCGATTGGCGCGGTGATCGAGGGGATTGATCTGAGCCAGCCGGTTACCGGGGCCGTGACAGACGCGCTTTATGCGGCGCTGCTGGAGCATCAGGTGATTTTTCTGCGCGATACCGGGATCAGCCCCGAGGCGCATCTGGCGCTGGCAGAGAGCTTTGGCGAGCTTGACGCGCCGCATCCGCATTATCCGCATGTGGAGGGGTTCGACCGGATCGTGAAGCTGGAGAATGACAGCAGCGCGCCACCGGACACGAATTGCTGGCACACGGATCTGACTTTCAGGCAGGTGCAGCCCTTTGCCTCGCTCCTCGTGGCGCGGGTGGTGCCGAAGGTGGGCGGCGATACGATGTGGTCGAGCTGTTATGCCGCCTATGACCGGTTGCCCGACGGCATGAAGGCCGATCTGGAGGGGCTGGAGGCGGTGCATGATCTGGGCGATTTCCGCAACTCGTTTCCGACCAAGGAACAGCTGGACGAGGCGGTGGGGCGGTTCGGGCACATGGTGCGCCCGCTGATCGGCACGCATGAGGTGACGGGTGCGAAGTTCCTGAATTTCAACGAGGCGTTCGTGACCCATATCCTTGGGCTGACCGCGAAGGACAGCCATGCGCTGATGACGTGGCTGGCGGGCCACATGAACACGCCCGAAGACCAGATGCGCTGGCGATGGGCGGCGGGCGATTTGGCGATCTGGGACAATCGCTGCACCATGCATTACGCGGTGGCGGATTATCTGCCCGCCTATCGCTGCATGAACCGGATCACGGTGGTCAAGGACCGCCGCGCCGCCGACAGACTGAAAGAGGCATCATGACCGAGAAACGCTATCCCGCCACCGAGGCGCAGCGACAGACCGAAGACTGGAACCCGATCTGGGACCAGATGGCCGAAATGGATCCGGACTATCTGGAGGCGTTTCTGGCCTTCCGGGCGGTGCCCCAGAAGAACGGCCCGCTGCCGCAGAAGACAAAAGAGCTGATCATGATCGCGATCAACGCGGCCACGACGCATCTGTGGGCGCCCGGCGTGCGGCGGCATATGCAGAACGCGCTGCGCGAGGGGGCGACCAGCGCAGAGATCCTCGAAGTGCTGCAACTGACCTCGATCATGGGGGTGCATTCGATGACGCTGGGCGTGCCGATCCTGGCGGAGGAGCTGGAAAGAGCCGGAGAGGCCTGAAGAGTTTTGGGCCTCCGGCGGGAGTATTTGAGGAACAATGAAAGGCGGGTGCTTGTCAATTGGTGGCAGGTATGGCCATCTTGGAGTGCTCAGCAGGAAAGACGCGTATCACATGCCGCCACCGAAACTCAGTCAGGATCCGCACAGGCTGCGCGAGGCGCGCGAGAAGAATCTGGAAAGCGCGATCGGGCGGGAGCTGCGCGAGATCCGCTATAAGCGCGATATGACGGTGGCCGATCTGGCGCAGGCGACGGGGCTGTCGGTTGGGATGCTGTCGAAGATCGAGAACGGCGTCACCTCGCCCAGCCTGACCACGTTGCAGACCCTTGCCGAGGCGCTGAGCATTCCGCTCACTTCATTCTTTCGCCGTTTCGAGGAACGGCGCGAGGCGGTGCATGTGAAGGCCGGCGAAGGGGTGGAGACCGAGCGCGCGGGCACGCGCGCGGGCCATCAGTACCGGTTGCTGGGGCATCTGGGGGCGAATTCCAGCGGGGTGATGATGGAGCCTTACCTGATTTCCCTGACGACCGAATCGGATGTCTTTCCGACCTTTCAGCATGAAGGGGTCGAGATACTTTACATGCTCGAAGGCGAGGTGGGGTATCGTCATGGCGAAAAAAGTTTTCACCTGCGTCCCGGCGACAGCCTGTTTTTCGACGCAGACGCACCGCATGGGCCTGATGAGCTGATCAGCCTGCCGGCGCGTTATATCTCGATCATTGCCTACCCGCAGGGGGGGCAGGGGTAATTTACCCACAGGAATATTTAATTCTTCTGTTGAAATTCTCGCGATACCGCGTTAGCGTTGCCTTCAATCTGAACAATCAGTCCTGAGGGAGGTGCCGATGTGTGGAATCGTCGGGTTGTTTTTGAAGGATAAGTCGCTGGAGCCGAAGCTTGGCGAGATGCTGACCGAGATGCTGATCACCATGACGGATCGCGGTCCCGACAGCGCGGGTATCGCGGTTTATGGGCAAGAGGCGGATGGGCAGGCCAAGCTGACCATTCAGGCGGCGCATCCCGAGGCGAGCTTTGCCGGTCTGGAGGATGAGCTGTGCGAAAAGCTGGGCACCGATGTGACCGTGCGGGTGATCGACACCCATGCGGTGATCGACCTGCCCGAGGACAAGATGGCCGACGCGCGCGCCGCCCTCAAGGAGCTGCGCCCCGAAACCCGGGTAATGAGCGCGGGCGAGACCATTGAAATCTATAAGGAAGTGGGTCTTCCGGGGGATGTGGCCAAGCGGTTCGACATTCCCAAGCTCACCGGTACGCACGGGATTGGCCACACGCGCATGGCCACGGAAAGCGCTGTGACAACGCTGGGCGCGCACCCGTTCTCGACCGGCGCGGATCAATGCCTTGTGCATAACGGGTCGCTCAGCAATCACAACTCGCTGCGCCGGGCGCTGGCGCGCGAAGGGGTCTATACCGAGACCGAGAACGACACCGAAGTGGCCGCGGCCTACCTGACCTGGAAAATGCAGAATGGCAGCACCCTGGGTGAGGCGCTGGAAGCGGGCATCGACGATCTGGACGGGTTCTATACCTTTGTTGTCGGCACCAAGGACGGGTTTGGCGTGGTGCGCGACCCGATTGCCTGCAAGCCGGCGGTGATGGCTGAAACCGATCAATATGTGGCCTTTGGCAGCGAATACCGCGCGCTGGTCAGCCTGCCGGGGATCGAGGACGCGCGCGTCTGGGAGCCCGAGCCTGCAACCGTTTACTTCTGGAGCCACTGAGATGCAGACATTCGATTTGGGAGAAAAGGGGCTGCGCGCCTTGCACGAGACGCTGCACGCGCAAGGCCAGGACACAAACGAGACCGCCTGGGAGATCATCAACCCCAAGGGCAGTCATGCGCTGGCCGTGGGGCTGGACGCGCCGATCGAAGTGACGGTGCGCGGCTCCACCGGCTATTATTGCGGCGGCATGAACAAGCAGGCGACCATCCATGTGGATGGCAGCGCCGGGCCGGGCACGGGTGAAAACATCATGTCGGGCAAGATCATCATCGAGGGCGATGCCAGCCAGTATCTGGGCGCTACGGGCCACGGCGGGATGATCGTGGTCAAGGGCAATGCGGCCTCGCGTTGCGGAATTTCCATGAAGGGCGTCGATATCGTCGTGCATGGCAATATCGGGCATATGTCGGGCTTCATGGCGCAGTCGGGCAATCTGGTGGTCTGTGGCGACGCGGGCGACGCGCTTGGCGACAGCTGCTATGAGACGCGGTTCTTCGTGCGCGGCAAGGTGGCGAGCCTTGGCGCGGATTGCATCGAAAAGGAGATGCGGCCCGAGCATATTGAGCTTCTGACGCGGCTTCTGGCAGAGGCGGAATGCGACGCCAAGCCGGAGGAGTTCACGCGCTATGGCTCGGCCCGTAAGCTTTATAATTTCAACATCGACAACGCGTATTGAGGAGGCAGGACATGGCGAAAGATGACAAGCACATTCCGCAAACCTTGCCGATCATGTCGGCCACCTTCACACCGGAGGTGAATGCCGAGATCCGCCGCGCGGCAGCGACGGGGATCTATGACATTCGCGGCGGCGGTGCGAAACGGCGGGTGCCGAATTTCGACGATCTGGTGTTTCTGGGCGCGTCGGTGTCCCGTTACCCGCTGGAAGGCTATCGCGAACGGTGTGACACCAACGTGGTGCTGGGCACGCGCTATGCCAAGAACCCGATCGAGATCGACATCCCGATCACCATCGCGGGGATGAGCTTTGGCGCGCTGAGTGGCCCGGCCAAGGAGGCGCTGGGGCGCGGGGCGTCGGCGGCAGGCACGTCGACCACCACGGGCGATGGCGGGATGACCCCGGAGGAGCGCGGGCAAAGCTCGAAACTGGTCTATCAGTACCTGCCAAGCCGCTACGGGATGAACCCAGATGACCTGCGCAAGGCGGATGCCATTGAGGTGGTCGTGGGGCAGGGCGCGAAGCCCGGCGGCGGCGGTATGCTGCTGGGTCAGAAGATCAGTGACCGCGTGGCGGAGATGCGCAACCTGCCCAAGGGGATCGACCAGCGGTCGGCCTGTCGGCACCCGGACTGGACCGGCCCGGATGACCTTGAGATCAAGATCCTGGAGCTGCGCGAGATCACCAATTGGGAAAAGCCGATTTATGTGAAGGTTGGCGCGACCCGGCCTTACTATGACGTGACGCTGGCGGTGAAAGCCGGGGCCGATGTGGTGGTGATCGACGGCATGCAGGGCGGCACGGCGGCCACGCAGGATGTGTTTATCGAGCATGTGGGCATCCCGACGCTGGCTTGCGTCCGCGAGGCGGTTCGTGCCCTGCAGGATCAGGGCATGCATCGCAAGGTGCAGCTGATTGTCTCGGGCGGGATCCGCTCGGGTGCGGATGTGGCCAAGGTGCTGGCGCTTGGTGCGGATGCGGCCAGCATCGGCACTGCGGCTATGATCGCCATGGGCGACAATGACCCGAAATGGGAGGCCGAGTACAACAAGCTGGGCACCACGGCGGGGGCCTATGACGACTGGCACGAGGGCCGCGACCCGACGGGGATCAGCACCCAGGACCCGGAACTGGCCGCGCGGCTTGACCCGGTGGAAGCGGGTCGGCGGCTGCGCAATTACCTCAAGGTGATGACGCTGGAGGCACAGACGCTGGCGCGTGCCTGCGGCAAGAACCACGTGCACAACCTGGAGCCCGAGGACCTTGTCGCGCTGACGCTGGAGGCCGCTGCCATGGCGCAGGTGCCTTTGGCGGGAACCAACTGGTATCCGGGCATGCCTAACGCTACATTCTGACATCAAAGACGACAGGAAAGGCGGGTCAACCGCCTTCCTAATTTTGCGATCAACAGGGAAAGGACGACACCAAGATGAGCATCGATCTGGCCGCCTACGCCGCGGAGAACGGCGTCAAGTATTTCATGATTTCCTTCACCGACCTTTTCGGCGGGCAGCGCGCCAAGCTGGTCCCCGCGCAGGCGATTGCCGACATGCAGGAAGACGGCGCGGGTTTTGCGGGCTTCGCCACCTGGCTCGACATGACGCCGGCGCATCCTGATATGCTGGCCGTGCCGGACCCGAGCTCGGTCATTCAGCTGCCGTGGAAGCCCGAAGTGGCCTGGGTTGCCTCCAACCCGGTGATGGAGGGCGCGGATGTGGCCCAGGCCCCGCGTAACGTGCTGCGGCGGCTGATCGACGAGGCGGCAAGCGAAGGCATGCATGTGAAAACCGGCATCGAGGCGGAGTATTTCCTTCTGACCCCCGATGGCTCGGCCCTGTCGGACGAATTCGATACCGCCGAGAAGCCCTGCTATGACCAGCAGGCGGTGATGCGGCGCTATGACGTGGTGCGCGAGATCTGCGATTACATGCTCGATCTGGGCTGGGGGCCGTATCAGAACGACCACGAGGACGCCAATGGCCAGTTCGAGATGAACTGGGAATTTGACGACGCTCTCAAGACCGCCGACAAGCACAGCTTCTTCAAGTTCATGACCAAATCCGTCGCTGAAAAGCACGGCTTCCGCGCGACCTTCATGCCGAAACCCGTCGAGGGGCTGACCGGCAACGGATGTCATGCGCATATCTCGGTCTGGGACGCGCCGGGGGATAAGGCCAAGACCAATATCTTTGCGACCGAAGCCACCGGCGGCAGCCAGACGGCAGAGCTCGGCCTTTCCGAGCAGGGCGCGCATTTCCTGGGCGGGATCATGAAACACGCCAGCGCCCTGGCGGCGATCACAAACCCGACGGTCAACAGCTACAAACGGATCAACGCGCCGCGCACCACGTCGGGGGCCACCTGGGCACCCAACACGGTGACATGGACCGGC
This window harbors:
- a CDS encoding class II glutamine amidotransferase, with amino-acid sequence MCGIVGLFLKDKSLEPKLGEMLTEMLITMTDRGPDSAGIAVYGQEADGQAKLTIQAAHPEASFAGLEDELCEKLGTDVTVRVIDTHAVIDLPEDKMADARAALKELRPETRVMSAGETIEIYKEVGLPGDVAKRFDIPKLTGTHGIGHTRMATESAVTTLGAHPFSTGADQCLVHNGSLSNHNSLRRALAREGVYTETENDTEVAAAYLTWKMQNGSTLGEALEAGIDDLDGFYTFVVGTKDGFGVVRDPIACKPAVMAETDQYVAFGSEYRALVSLPGIEDARVWEPEPATVYFWSH
- a CDS encoding carboxymuconolactone decarboxylase family protein; the encoded protein is MTEKRYPATEAQRQTEDWNPIWDQMAEMDPDYLEAFLAFRAVPQKNGPLPQKTKELIMIAINAATTHLWAPGVRRHMQNALREGATSAEILEVLQLTSIMGVHSMTLGVPILAEELERAGEA
- a CDS encoding FMN-binding glutamate synthase family protein codes for the protein MAKDDKHIPQTLPIMSATFTPEVNAEIRRAAATGIYDIRGGGAKRRVPNFDDLVFLGASVSRYPLEGYRERCDTNVVLGTRYAKNPIEIDIPITIAGMSFGALSGPAKEALGRGASAAGTSTTTGDGGMTPEERGQSSKLVYQYLPSRYGMNPDDLRKADAIEVVVGQGAKPGGGGMLLGQKISDRVAEMRNLPKGIDQRSACRHPDWTGPDDLEIKILELREITNWEKPIYVKVGATRPYYDVTLAVKAGADVVVIDGMQGGTAATQDVFIEHVGIPTLACVREAVRALQDQGMHRKVQLIVSGGIRSGADVAKVLALGADAASIGTAAMIAMGDNDPKWEAEYNKLGTTAGAYDDWHEGRDPTGISTQDPELAARLDPVEAGRRLRNYLKVMTLEAQTLARACGKNHVHNLEPEDLVALTLEAAAMAQVPLAGTNWYPGMPNATF
- a CDS encoding helix-turn-helix domain-containing protein; protein product: MPPPKLSQDPHRLREAREKNLESAIGRELREIRYKRDMTVADLAQATGLSVGMLSKIENGVTSPSLTTLQTLAEALSIPLTSFFRRFEERREAVHVKAGEGVETERAGTRAGHQYRLLGHLGANSSGVMMEPYLISLTTESDVFPTFQHEGVEILYMLEGEVGYRHGEKSFHLRPGDSLFFDADAPHGPDELISLPARYISIIAYPQGGQG
- the glnT gene encoding type III glutamate--ammonia ligase, which translates into the protein MSIDLAAYAAENGVKYFMISFTDLFGGQRAKLVPAQAIADMQEDGAGFAGFATWLDMTPAHPDMLAVPDPSSVIQLPWKPEVAWVASNPVMEGADVAQAPRNVLRRLIDEAASEGMHVKTGIEAEYFLLTPDGSALSDEFDTAEKPCYDQQAVMRRYDVVREICDYMLDLGWGPYQNDHEDANGQFEMNWEFDDALKTADKHSFFKFMTKSVAEKHGFRATFMPKPVEGLTGNGCHAHISVWDAPGDKAKTNIFATEATGGSQTAELGLSEQGAHFLGGIMKHASALAAITNPTVNSYKRINAPRTTSGATWAPNTVTWTGNNRTHMVRVPGPGRFELRLPDGAVNPYLLQAVIIAAGLSGIRSKADPGKRYDIDMYAEGHKVRGAPKLPLNMLDALRLFDRDKELKASLGEEFSAAYLKMKHQEWTSFVTHFSQWEKDHTLDI
- a CDS encoding protein GlxC, producing MQTFDLGEKGLRALHETLHAQGQDTNETAWEIINPKGSHALAVGLDAPIEVTVRGSTGYYCGGMNKQATIHVDGSAGPGTGENIMSGKIIIEGDASQYLGATGHGGMIVVKGNAASRCGISMKGVDIVVHGNIGHMSGFMAQSGNLVVCGDAGDALGDSCYETRFFVRGKVASLGADCIEKEMRPEHIELLTRLLAEAECDAKPEEFTRYGSARKLYNFNIDNAY